In the Pseudanabaena sp. PCC 7367 genome, one interval contains:
- a CDS encoding DUF427 domain-containing protein — MAKATWQGVVLAESDNCEIVERNYYFPADAINAEYFKESNTHSTCPWKGVASYYNIEVNGQVNKDAAWYYPDPKSAAENIKGHVAFWRGVEVQP; from the coding sequence ATGGCAAAGGCTACATGGCAAGGCGTTGTGCTGGCGGAAAGTGATAACTGTGAAATAGTAGAGCGTAACTATTATTTCCCTGCCGATGCAATCAACGCTGAATATTTCAAAGAAAGCAATACTCACAGCACCTGCCCCTGGAAGGGTGTAGCCAGTTACTACAACATTGAAGTGAATGGCCAGGTGAATAAAGATGCGGCCTGGTACTACCCCGATCCCAAGTCGGCGGCCGAGAATATTAAAGGCCATGTGGCTTTCTGGCGTGGTGTTGAGGTGCAGCCATAG
- a CDS encoding Hsp70 family protein, translated as MTIVAIDFGTSNTIVCTLDPVTQTPRTLKFETICRTFNSADGEAYVVPSLVYIEEQGNIVIGEQVRSQRLGYAKPDRLFKAFKRELAANFRPPPRTIDAYTYTSEDIAEIFLGQIWALLKAKGIEPSKVIFPMPVGAFDAYLEWFRSFAEIADLPPIQLLDESTAAALGYAVQAPGVVVLVVDFGGGTLDLSLVRTTGTIGSQQVLKAEVIAKSDAYIGGIDIDNWIVEHQLRKNGQTRAEVGEIGWVNLLAIAERLKIQLSSHESAKESWFDDENIISYELSLNRAELAEILESQQLLEQLRQSLDEVVETALRKGISKNQIAQVLLVGGSCQIPAIQQLVISYFGRQRVKLDKPFEAVAHGALALGQIVTVEDYLRHSYAIRIWDPGEQQHFYYPIFEQGVKYPCDRLEPVVLQVVWEGQKEIRLDIGEVAETAQVEIAYDDRGRMTSTQLRRHADFHSLLEANRVSKLQNEQVCIAHLSPPGRKGMDRIEVDFRVNEQRVLTATVKDLLTKKILVKEGAIAKLE; from the coding sequence ATGACCATCGTAGCGATCGATTTTGGCACCAGTAATACCATTGTCTGTACCTTAGACCCAGTTACCCAAACCCCTCGCACCCTTAAATTTGAAACCATTTGCCGCACCTTCAACAGCGCTGATGGTGAAGCCTATGTGGTTCCCAGCCTGGTATACATTGAAGAACAGGGCAACATTGTGATTGGTGAGCAGGTGCGATCGCAACGACTGGGTTATGCCAAGCCCGATCGCCTCTTCAAAGCATTTAAACGCGAACTAGCTGCCAATTTCAGGCCGCCGCCCCGCACGATCGATGCCTATACCTACACCTCCGAAGACATCGCCGAGATTTTTTTAGGCCAAATCTGGGCATTGCTCAAGGCCAAGGGGATCGAACCCAGTAAGGTGATTTTCCCAATGCCAGTGGGGGCATTTGATGCCTATTTAGAATGGTTTCGGAGCTTTGCTGAGATCGCTGATTTGCCACCGATCCAACTTCTAGATGAATCCACGGCAGCAGCCTTGGGTTATGCGGTGCAGGCACCTGGAGTGGTGGTGCTGGTGGTTGATTTTGGTGGCGGCACGCTAGACCTTAGTTTGGTGCGTACCACGGGCACAATCGGATCGCAACAGGTGCTCAAAGCCGAGGTGATCGCCAAGTCCGATGCTTATATTGGCGGGATCGATATCGACAACTGGATTGTGGAGCATCAGTTGCGTAAAAATGGCCAAACCCGCGCTGAGGTGGGGGAAATTGGCTGGGTTAACTTACTGGCGATCGCGGAGCGGCTCAAAATTCAACTTTCCAGTCATGAAAGCGCGAAGGAAAGCTGGTTTGATGATGAAAATATTATTTCCTATGAACTGAGCCTGAATCGCGCCGAGCTGGCGGAAATCCTGGAATCGCAACAGCTCCTTGAACAATTGCGCCAATCCCTGGACGAGGTGGTTGAAACCGCGCTGCGTAAGGGAATTAGCAAGAATCAGATCGCCCAGGTGTTGCTGGTGGGTGGCAGTTGTCAGATCCCAGCGATCCAACAGTTGGTGATTTCTTACTTTGGTCGGCAGCGGGTCAAGCTGGATAAACCCTTTGAGGCAGTGGCACATGGGGCGCTCGCCCTGGGGCAGATTGTTACCGTTGAAGATTATTTACGCCACAGCTATGCAATTAGGATCTGGGATCCCGGTGAGCAACAGCATTTTTATTATCCAATTTTTGAGCAGGGCGTGAAATACCCGTGCGATCGCCTGGAGCCAGTTGTTTTACAGGTGGTGTGGGAGGGACAGAAGGAAATCCGTCTGGATATTGGCGAAGTAGCTGAAACCGCCCAAGTTGAGATTGCCTACGACGATCGCGGTCGCATGACCAGTACCCAACTGCGCCGCCATGCCGATTTTCATTCTTTGCTGGAGGCTAATCGGGTGAGTAAGTTGCAAAATGAGCAGGTCTGCATCGCCCATCTGAGTCCACCGGGGCGTAAGGGGATGGATCGAATTGAGGTGGATTTTCGGGTCAATGAACAACGGGTCTTAACTGCTACGGTTAAAGACTTGTTGACTAAAAAAATTTTGGTGAAGGAAGGGGCGATCGCTAAGCTGGAATAA